From a region of the Phaseolus vulgaris cultivar G19833 chromosome 6, P. vulgaris v2.0, whole genome shotgun sequence genome:
- the LOC137831612 gene encoding FLUCTUATING-LIGHT-ACCLIMATION protein 1, chloroplastic-like, protein MVLERQMALLRRYVAASAVASFVLLLLACTLNMASASSGGVVGGSFFDSDSDSDSSSSDFYTRDSESYRMMHHRDSSHDTEHAKGGHAGVPLLFLFFMLAMFLFGFYKNKNGNSVTVLKLQVAMSGGKGSSIQRDLTRIAEIADISSRDGLTYLLTDTIHCLVGHLGHCTAGYSFVDLKQSKDDGEKCYYQLSNEERKKFDEETLVNLNKAEKRNTSTQSDELNNENSMFDGKDIKEERNIFEEEKLLNGFGNEYIVITILVAAKGAHKLPTIYGDEDMKKALQKLRTVLSSKLLAGKVMWTPQNEDETLSKQQLLEDYPQLANCMKTYLVKKHE, encoded by the exons ATGGTATTAGAAAGACAAATGGCCTTGTTGAGAAGATATGTTGCTGCTAGTGCTGTTGCATCGTTTGTCTTGTTGTTGTTGGCTTGCACCCTTAACATGGCTTCGGCTTCCTCCGGAGGTGTGGTGGGAGGAAGTTTCTTCGATTCTGATTCTGATTCTGATTCATCATCCTCAGACTTTTACACTAGGGATTCAGAGTCATACAGAATGATGCATCATCGTGATTCTTCTCATGACACTGAGCATGCGAAGGGAGGTCACGCTGGAGTGCCTCTCTTGTTTCTATTTTTCATGTTGGCTATGTTTTTGTTTGGATTCTATAAAAACAAGAACGGTAATTCAGTTACTGTGCTCAAGCTTCAG GTTGCAATGTCGGGTGGGAAGGGAAGCTCAATACAAAGGGATCTAACTAGGATTGCAGAAATTGCAGATATATCGTCTCGGGATGGGTTGACATATCTATTGACAG ACACAATACATTGTTTGGTTGGACATCTCGGTCACTGTACAGCAGGATATTCATTT GTGGATCTAAAGCAGAGTAAAGATGATGGGGAGAAATGCTATTATCAACTATCAAATGAAGAaaggaagaaatttgatgaggAAACATTAGTTAATTTGAACAAAGCAGAAAAGAGAAACACAAGCACCCAGAGTGATGAGCTAAACAATGAAAACTCAATG TTTGATGGAAAAGATATTAAAGAGGAAAGAAATATATTTGAAGAAGAGAAACTTCTGAACGGGTTTGGCAACGAGTACATAGTG ATAACCATCTTGGTAGCTGCTAAAGGAGCACATAAGCTTCCTACCATATACGGAGATGAAGATATGAAGAAGGCCTTACAAAAGCTTAGAACCGTTCTCTCAAGCAAATTATTG GCTGGGAAGGTGATGTGGACCCCACAGAATGAGGATGAGACTCTTTCAAAGCAACAACTACTTGAAGACTATCCTCAATTAGCAAATTGCATGAAAACCTATCTTGTTAAGAAACATGAATGA
- the LOC137831616 gene encoding uncharacterized protein, translating into MARLAIFTVFLVAVILTLSATSATARPCRTFIISSYSFRNPNSNTFATITEIRSFTPLFITDKPSSYDVFFPHALPQPERVNPRAPLGFASAYDFTSLRDRTKDILSVALALLFGVGCGALTAATMYLVWSVFSTRHRAAAYDDFSSDEEIESPKKLGYVKIPATETVAAAPTLAKGSV; encoded by the coding sequence ATGGCCCGTCTGGCGATCTTCACGGTTTTCCTAGTCGCCGTCATCCTCACCCTCTCCGCCACCTCCGCGACGGCGCGTCCCTGCAGGACCTTCATAATCTCCTCATACTCCTTCCGCAACCCTAACTCCAACACCTTCGCAACCATCACCGAGATCCGATCCTTCACCCCTCTCTTCATCACCGACAAACCCTCTTCCTACGACGTTTTCTTCCCCCACGCGCTCCCTCAACCGGAGCGCGTCAACCCACGCGCACCTCTAGGGTTTGCCTCCGCGTACGACTTCACCTCCCTACGCGACCGCACCAAGGACATCCTTAGCGTCGCCCTCGCACTCCTTTTCGGCGTAGGTTGCGGTGCCCTCACGGCCGCCACCATGTACCTCGTCTGGTCTGTCTTCTCCACGCGCCACCGCGCCGCGGCCTACGACGACTTCTCCTCAGACGAAGAGATCGAGTCCCCCAAGAAGTTAGGATACGTGAAGATTCCGGCCACCGAGACCGTTGCCGCCGCTCCAACGCTTGCCAAGGGCTCAGTATAA
- the LOC137831614 gene encoding uncharacterized protein, with protein sequence MVLFFDKREKVLSFESVRERTAMARRGENRNESWLTRAVVAVFAFVRHAEFEILFFLFFFIAYLLFKDITSRPEYNQLFVKKPGGPEFWPF encoded by the exons ATGGTTCTTTTCTTTGacaagagagagaaagtgttgAGTTTTGAAAGTGTGAGAGAGAGAACAGCGATGGCAAGGCGAGGCGAGAATCGGAACGAGTCGTGGTTGACTCGGGCGGTTGTGGCGGTCTTCGCCTTCGTGAGACACGCTGAGTTTGAGAtcctcttctttcttttcttcttcattgcTTATCTTCTCTTCAAAGACATC ACATCAAGACCTGAATACAATCAACTGTTTGTAAAGAAGCCTGGTGGACCAGAATTTTGGCCTTTTTAG